Proteins encoded together in one Cicer arietinum cultivar CDC Frontier isolate Library 1 chromosome 4, Cicar.CDCFrontier_v2.0, whole genome shotgun sequence window:
- the LOC101512178 gene encoding auxin-induced protein 22B-like, which translates to MENSVAYQTDLNLKATELRLGLPGTEETLLSVSVKNNKRPLIETSKECDSKSSNTDAAPPSKAKIVGWPPIRSYRKNSLQEAEASGIYVKVSLDGAPYLRKIDLRVYGGYSQLLKALENMFKLTIGDYSEKEGYKGSDYEPTYEDKDGDWMLVGDVPWDMFVTSCKRLRIMKGSEARGIGCGV; encoded by the exons ATGGAAAACAGTGTGGCATATCAGACTGATCTTAACTTGAAGGCTACTGAGCTTAGATTGGGACTTCCAGGGACAGAGGAAACACTTCTTTCTGTTTCTGTTAAAAACAACAAAAGACCATTGATTGAAACTTCCAAAGAGTGTGATTCAAAAAGTTCTAACACTGATGCAGCACCTCCTTCAAA GGCTAAAATAGTGGGGTGGCCACCAATAAGATCTTATAGGAAGAACAGCTTGCAAGAGGCTGAGGCTTCTGGGATCTATGTGAAAGTGAGCTTGGATGGAGCTCCTTACCTTAGAAAGATTGATTTGAGGGTCTATGGAGGTTACTCACAACTCCTCAAAGCTTTGGAAAATATGTTCAAGTTAACCATAGGTGACTACTCTGAAAAAGAAGGTTATAAAGGATCTGATTATGAACCTACTTATGAAGACAAGGATGGTGATTGGATGTTAGTTGGAGATGTTCCATGGGA CATGTTTGTGACTTCTTGCAAAAGACTAAGAATCATGAAAGGATCAGAAGCTAGAGGTATAGGATGTGGTGTTTAG